One window from the genome of Anaerococcus sp. Marseille-Q7828 encodes:
- a CDS encoding mechanosensitive ion channel family protein, producing the protein MNNIEKITKAGVIKDLILVVIVIVLGKLLLEAISRIIKKAFDDKMDQDGYRKVRIETLSKNLYSVVKFILGFIIVMIILDMIGVNTRSIIATAGIGGVAIAFGAQTLVKDIVTGTIIIVDDTFRVGDWIKAAGVEGTVETLGMRHTKIRDYDGSLHTIPNSQITNVQNLNSGSIKFECNIYLSYEVSYQELEEIVKNVGEKLKANKDLAKYILKDVSLFGIMEMNEKSYVAKTTGIAMPGYQWALAREERKIIIEEIYQRNLNPSTQVVAVAKGKDVNEEI; encoded by the coding sequence ATGAACAACATAGAAAAAATAACTAAAGCAGGCGTTATAAAAGATCTTATATTAGTAGTCATAGTAATAGTCCTTGGCAAATTGTTATTAGAAGCCATATCTAGAATTATAAAGAAGGCCTTTGATGACAAAATGGACCAAGATGGCTACAGGAAAGTAAGAATAGAAACACTAAGTAAGAATCTCTATTCGGTAGTTAAATTTATACTTGGCTTTATAATAGTAATGATAATCCTAGATATGATTGGGGTAAACACTCGATCAATCATAGCTACAGCAGGAATTGGTGGGGTTGCCATAGCATTTGGTGCCCAAACTCTAGTCAAAGATATAGTAACTGGCACGATAATAATCGTAGATGATACCTTTAGAGTAGGAGATTGGATAAAGGCAGCAGGAGTTGAAGGTACAGTAGAAACCCTTGGAATGCGCCACACCAAGATTAGAGACTATGATGGATCCTTGCATACCATACCAAATTCACAAATAACAAATGTACAGAATTTGAACAGTGGGTCAATCAAATTTGAATGCAATATTTATCTATCCTACGAAGTTTCTTACCAAGAACTAGAAGAGATTGTAAAAAATGTAGGAGAAAAATTAAAGGCAAACAAAGATCTGGCTAAATATATATTAAAAGACGTTAGCCTATTTGGCATAATGGAAATGAATGAAAAATCATATGTGGCAAAAACAACTGGTATAGCTATGCCTGGATATCAATGGGCCCTAGCTAGAGAAGAAAGAAAGATTATAATAGAGGAAATATACCAAAGAAATCTAAATCCTAGTACGCAAGTAGTAGCAGTAGCAAAAGGAAAGGATGTAAATGAAGAAATATAA
- a CDS encoding PTS system mannose/fructose/sorbose family transporter subunit IID, translating to MTENKETIKKEQAEVITGENGRVELSESVRKKVCNRHQFLQGTWNFERMQNGGWAYAIIPAIKALYNDKASQAAALKRHLEFYNTHPYVSAPVMGVTLAMEEERANGTAIDDAAINGVKVGMMGPLAGVGDPVFWFTIRPILGALGASLALTGNILGPLIFFVFWNLIRYIFLWKTQEAGYKAGNEITKDLSGGLLGKVTLMASILGMFVIGALVQRWVNVNIPVEITRVAQDAQTYIHWEKLPAGAEGIKQALETYNTYGATAFSPEKVTTLQDNLDMLIPGLLPLLLTLGVSKLLKKDVSPITIILALFAIGIIARYFHIM from the coding sequence ATGACTGAAAACAAAGAAACTATTAAAAAAGAACAAGCTGAAGTCATCACAGGTGAAAATGGTAGAGTTGAACTAAGTGAATCTGTCAGAAAGAAAGTCTGCAACAGACACCAATTCTTGCAAGGTACTTGGAACTTTGAGAGAATGCAAAATGGTGGTTGGGCATATGCCATTATTCCAGCCATCAAAGCCTTATACAACGACAAAGCTAGCCAAGCAGCGGCACTAAAGCGCCACTTGGAATTTTACAACACCCACCCATATGTATCTGCACCAGTAATGGGCGTGACCCTAGCTATGGAAGAAGAAAGAGCCAATGGGACAGCTATTGATGATGCTGCAATAAACGGTGTAAAAGTTGGTATGATGGGACCACTTGCAGGTGTAGGCGACCCAGTATTCTGGTTTACAATTAGACCTATTTTAGGAGCTCTTGGTGCATCTCTTGCCCTAACTGGAAATATACTAGGTCCACTAATATTTTTCGTATTTTGGAACTTAATCAGATACATTTTCCTATGGAAAACCCAAGAAGCAGGCTACAAGGCAGGAAATGAAATTACAAAGGACCTTTCTGGTGGTCTACTTGGTAAAGTCACCCTAATGGCATCTATACTAGGTATGTTTGTCATAGGAGCTCTTGTTCAACGTTGGGTAAATGTCAATATTCCTGTAGAAATTACAAGAGTTGCCCAAGATGCTCAAACCTATATTCATTGGGAAAAACTTCCAGCTGGAGCAGAAGGAATCAAACAAGCCCTAGAAACATATAATACCTACGGTGCGACTGCCTTTAGCCCAGAAAAAGTAACAACCCTACAGGATAACTTAGATATGCTTATACCAGGATTATTGCCACTATTACTAACTCTTGGTGTATCAAAACTTCTCAAAAAAGACGTTTCACCAATTACAATTATCCTTGCTTTATTTGCCATAGGAATTATAGCAAGATATTTCCATATAATGTAG
- a CDS encoding PTS mannose/fructose/sorbose transporter subunit IIC encodes MSAINIILIFVVAFLAGCEGVLDQFQFHQPVVACTLIGLVTGHLKEGVMLGGSLQMLALGWSNVGAAIAPDAALASVASAIIMALALNGGDANATEAISTSITLAIPLSVAGLFLTMFARTLAIPMVHAMDSAAEDANFAKIERLQWAGIAMQGLRIAIPAVILCFIPAKVVTDALNSMPVWLKEGMQIGGGMVAAVGYAMVLNMMSTKETWPFFALGFVLAAIPQITLIGLGVIAVSLALIYMKLKGLAQNSGGSSSNSGDPLGDIINDY; translated from the coding sequence ATGTCTGCAATTAATATTATTTTAATCTTTGTGGTAGCTTTCCTAGCAGGTTGTGAAGGGGTCCTAGACCAATTTCAATTTCACCAACCAGTAGTTGCTTGTACCCTCATAGGTCTTGTGACAGGTCACCTCAAAGAAGGCGTCATGCTAGGTGGTTCGCTACAAATGCTAGCCTTAGGCTGGTCAAATGTAGGAGCGGCTATAGCTCCAGATGCAGCCCTAGCTTCAGTTGCATCAGCAATCATAATGGCTTTGGCCTTAAACGGAGGAGATGCCAATGCTACAGAAGCTATATCAACATCAATAACCCTTGCAATCCCACTTTCAGTAGCTGGATTGTTTTTAACAATGTTTGCAAGAACCCTTGCTATTCCAATGGTTCATGCCATGGATAGCGCAGCAGAAGATGCAAACTTTGCAAAAATAGAAAGACTTCAATGGGCAGGTATAGCCATGCAAGGACTTCGTATTGCAATCCCTGCAGTAATCCTTTGCTTTATCCCTGCTAAGGTTGTAACAGATGCCCTAAACTCTATGCCTGTTTGGCTTAAAGAAGGTATGCAAATAGGTGGTGGCATGGTTGCGGCTGTTGGTTATGCCATGGTATTAAATATGATGAGTACCAAAGAAACCTGGCCATTTTTTGCCCTTGGTTTTGTCCTTGCAGCAATCCCACAAATCACATTGATAGGACTTGGTGTCATAGCTGTATCTCTTGCCCTAATCTATATGAAACTTAAAGGCCTTGCTCAAAATAGCGGAGGATCATCTTCAAACTCTGGCGATCCCCTTGGCGATATAATCAACGACTATTAA
- a CDS encoding DUF951 domain-containing protein, whose translation MKKYKIGDIVSLKKGHPCGENKWKIERTGADIKLKCLGCEKNIWLTRIDFDKKIRKIQDKDGKMVSIVNYQAE comes from the coding sequence ATGAAGAAATATAAAATAGGAGACATAGTAAGCCTAAAAAAAGGCCATCCATGTGGAGAGAATAAATGGAAGATTGAACGCACAGGAGCTGATATTAAATTAAAATGTCTTGGATGTGAAAAAAATATATGGTTAACCAGGATAGATTTTGACAAAAAGATAAGGAAAATCCAAGACAAAGACGGCAAAATGGTATCAATAGTAAACTATCAAGCAGAATAA
- a CDS encoding DUF956 family protein, translated as MVESQNKTVDLTIKANHLQGFTSSGSVMVGDKAFEYYNRRNPNDYIQIPWKEVDLITAEVVFKKKIPRFAIHTKQNGDFIFTTVDNKKTLRAINKYIPSDKLRKSLGIKDYIKRIFKK; from the coding sequence ATGGTAGAATCTCAAAATAAAACTGTTGATCTTACCATAAAGGCCAACCACCTCCAGGGTTTTACAAGCTCTGGATCGGTTATGGTTGGGGATAAGGCTTTTGAATATTACAATAGGAGAAATCCTAATGACTATATACAAATTCCTTGGAAGGAAGTAGACCTAATCACGGCAGAGGTGGTTTTCAAAAAGAAAATCCCAAGATTTGCCATTCACACTAAGCAAAATGGGGATTTTATATTCACGACGGTTGATAACAAGAAGACTCTACGAGCTATAAATAAGTATATTCCAAGTGATAAACTTAGGAAGTCTCTTGGCATAAAGGACTATATAAAGCGAATATTCAAGAAATAG
- a CDS encoding Gfo/Idh/MocA family oxidoreductase has protein sequence MKLGILGSGKIVNEVLPVLEDVENIEPVAIAARNEQKLKDLVEEFNIGKYYIGIDDLLADDEIDTVYVALPNNLHYEAMDKAIDYGKNIISEKPFTSNAYETDKIIAKAKKAGVMVVEAISHRFIPNANEVKKLIGDLGEIKIVSFNYSQYSSRYDKFKEGIIEPVFRLENSGGALIDLNLYNVAFAVDTFGLPKDVKYFANIEKDIDTSGIVILDYEDYKVSCIGSKDSAAPIINTIQASEGTIEIPDALNSFDKFNLTKTHASGVESFDYNLENKSRLYYEFVEIEEIMRTKDLDRVGELLKLTQNYMDVLTRARFDANIYYPADTIN, from the coding sequence ATGAAATTAGGAATACTAGGTTCTGGCAAAATTGTCAATGAAGTTTTGCCAGTTTTAGAAGATGTAGAAAATATAGAGCCGGTGGCCATAGCAGCTCGCAATGAGCAAAAGTTAAAAGATTTAGTAGAAGAATTTAATATAGGAAAATACTATATAGGCATAGATGATCTCTTGGCCGATGATGAGATAGACACAGTTTATGTAGCTTTGCCAAATAACCTACACTACGAAGCTATGGATAAGGCCATAGATTATGGCAAAAATATAATCAGTGAAAAACCCTTCACATCCAATGCTTACGAAACAGATAAAATTATAGCAAAGGCTAAAAAAGCGGGGGTCATGGTCGTAGAAGCCATTAGCCACAGATTTATCCCTAATGCAAATGAAGTTAAAAAACTTATAGGGGACTTGGGAGAGATAAAGATTGTTTCCTTTAACTATTCCCAATATTCATCAAGATATGATAAGTTCAAAGAAGGAATCATTGAGCCGGTCTTTAGATTAGAGAACTCCGGTGGAGCCTTGATTGACCTAAACTTATATAATGTTGCCTTTGCTGTCGATACTTTTGGCCTTCCAAAGGATGTTAAGTACTTTGCAAATATAGAAAAAGACATAGATACCTCTGGCATAGTTATCCTTGATTATGAGGACTACAAGGTTTCATGTATTGGATCAAAGGATTCTGCTGCTCCTATCATCAACACCATTCAAGCAAGTGAGGGAACAATAGAAATCCCAGATGCCTTAAATAGTTTTGATAAGTTTAATCTTACAAAAACCCATGCAAGTGGTGTGGAAAGCTTCGACTATAACCTTGAAAATAAATCCAGACTATATTATGAATTTGTAGAAATCGAAGAGATTATGAGAACAAAGGACCTAGATAGAGTAGGCGAGCTATTAAAACTAACACAAAATTACATGGATGTCCTAACTCGTGCTAGATTTGATGCGAATATTTATTATCCAGCTGATACAATTAATTAA
- a CDS encoding GDSL-type esterase/lipase family protein — MKIICLGDSFTEGYLVEKSYVDYLKEAGYETINLGRNGDMTSELLRRFKANKCDLLIVFAGTNDLYQGVSAEIAFANIKEILKMSKADKNLIIIPPYIEEEEAYPIYELINNTIDTYGEILAKLPYPTIDARKIPPAYFIDGLHMREDFHKRLANEIIKRIENI, encoded by the coding sequence ATGAAAATTATTTGCCTAGGAGATTCCTTCACTGAAGGATATCTAGTAGAAAAATCATACGTAGATTACCTCAAAGAAGCAGGCTATGAAACCATAAACTTAGGCAGAAACGGGGATATGACTTCTGAATTGCTTAGAAGATTTAAGGCTAATAAGTGCGATTTGTTAATAGTATTTGCAGGGACTAATGATCTATACCAAGGAGTATCAGCAGAAATTGCCTTTGCAAATATCAAAGAAATATTAAAAATGTCAAAGGCAGATAAAAATCTTATTATAATTCCTCCCTATATAGAAGAGGAAGAAGCCTACCCTATATACGAGCTTATCAACAATACCATAGACACCTATGGGGAAATATTAGCGAAGTTGCCTTATCCTACGATTGATGCAAGAAAAATACCGCCGGCATACTTTATAGATGGTCTTCATATGAGAGAAGACTTTCATAAAAGATTGGCCAATGAGATAATAAAAAGAATAGAAAATATTTAG
- a CDS encoding alpha-amylase family glycosyl hydrolase — MAKWEILEIDPWIKDYENDINLRMNEYEKQKERILQDKESLKDFANAHHYYGFHKVKNGWIYREWAPKADGLYLIGDFNNWDRHAHPLTKINDEDWEIFIKGIRTIPHGSRIKVLVDANGAIKDRIPLYARRVERDENNDFAAILQNPRSKFKWTDQDFKINKNDLLIYEAHIGMAGEEEKVSTYKEFEKNILPRIKKDGYNTVQLMAIAEHPYYGSFGYQVSNFYAPSSWYGPINDLKSLINAAHNMGINVIMDLVHSHAIKNTIEGINEFDGTDYQFFHTGVEGNHPDWDSKLFDYSKPGVLHFLLSNVKYWLEEFHFDGFRFDGVTSMIYKNHGRGENFDNYSKYFSMNTDVSAINYLQLANELAGEVKPDAITIAEDMSGMPGMCLAISKAGIGFDYRLAMGMPDFWEKTLEKQDENWDLSNMWYELSTHRPEEKRISYVESHDQALVGSKTTIFTLADKEMYWSMDKDSTNYKIDRAIALHKMIRWITISMGADAYLNFMGNESGHPEWIDFPREGNGYSFSHATRKWSILEADYLKYHYLGDFDKAMIEHIKKYKQLGNTTFRLWLDNDRKIIAFRNKDVVYVFNFHPTNSYESFALPIHDVGEFRTVLDTDEIRFGGLGRISHDYVYKTERLAGTDYDGIKIYIPSRTALALEKYNK; from the coding sequence ATGGCAAAGTGGGAGATATTAGAAATTGATCCTTGGATAAAAGATTACGAAAACGACATAAATCTGAGAATGAATGAATACGAAAAGCAAAAAGAAAGAATCTTACAAGATAAGGAATCTTTAAAAGACTTTGCCAATGCTCACCACTATTATGGATTTCACAAAGTCAAAAATGGTTGGATATACAGGGAATGGGCTCCTAAGGCCGATGGCCTATATCTAATAGGTGATTTTAACAATTGGGATAGGCATGCCCACCCACTTACTAAAATAAATGATGAGGATTGGGAAATCTTCATCAAGGGAATCAGGACGATCCCACATGGGTCTAGGATAAAGGTCTTAGTAGATGCCAATGGAGCTATCAAAGATAGGATTCCTCTCTACGCTAGAAGAGTAGAAAGAGATGAAAATAATGACTTTGCGGCTATATTGCAAAACCCACGTTCCAAATTTAAGTGGACTGATCAAGATTTCAAAATTAATAAAAATGACTTGTTGATATATGAAGCCCACATAGGAATGGCTGGCGAGGAAGAAAAAGTTTCGACTTATAAGGAATTTGAAAAAAACATCTTGCCTAGAATTAAGAAAGACGGTTACAATACTGTCCAACTGATGGCTATAGCTGAGCACCCATATTATGGTTCTTTTGGCTATCAAGTCAGCAACTTTTATGCTCCAAGTTCTTGGTATGGACCAATCAATGACCTCAAATCTTTGATTAACGCAGCCCATAATATGGGGATAAATGTGATTATGGATTTGGTTCATTCCCATGCTATCAAAAATACTATAGAGGGCATCAACGAGTTTGATGGAACTGACTACCAGTTCTTCCATACAGGAGTTGAAGGTAATCACCCAGATTGGGATAGTAAATTATTTGATTACTCAAAACCAGGAGTACTTCACTTTTTGTTATCTAATGTCAAATACTGGCTAGAAGAATTCCATTTTGATGGTTTTAGGTTTGACGGTGTCACATCTATGATTTATAAAAACCATGGTCGTGGAGAAAACTTTGACAATTACAGCAAATATTTTTCTATGAACACAGACGTTTCAGCTATCAATTACTTGCAATTGGCCAATGAATTGGCTGGGGAAGTAAAGCCTGATGCTATCACCATAGCTGAAGACATGTCGGGTATGCCTGGTATGTGCCTAGCAATATCCAAGGCTGGCATAGGCTTTGACTATAGGCTTGCTATGGGTATGCCTGATTTTTGGGAGAAAACCCTAGAAAAGCAAGATGAAAATTGGGATCTATCCAATATGTGGTACGAACTTTCAACCCACAGGCCAGAAGAAAAACGCATATCCTACGTGGAAAGTCACGACCAGGCTTTGGTTGGTTCAAAGACGACAATATTTACCTTGGCCGATAAGGAAATGTATTGGTCAATGGATAAAGATAGCACAAATTATAAAATTGACAGAGCCATAGCCCTTCATAAGATGATTAGATGGATTACCATTTCTATGGGAGCGGACGCTTATCTTAACTTTATGGGCAATGAATCTGGTCACCCAGAATGGATTGATTTCCCAAGAGAAGGTAATGGTTACTCATTTTCACACGCCACAAGAAAGTGGTCTATTCTTGAAGCAGACTATCTTAAATATCATTATCTAGGTGATTTTGACAAGGCTATGATTGAACACATCAAAAAGTACAAGCAATTGGGCAACACTACATTTAGATTGTGGCTTGACAATGACAGAAAGATTATTGCCTTTAGAAATAAGGATGTAGTTTACGTATTTAACTTCCATCCTACAAATTCCTATGAATCATTTGCTTTGCCAATACACGATGTTGGAGAATTTAGGACGGTTTTGGATACTGATGAGATAAGATTTGGTGGGCTAGGAAGAATTTCCCATGACTATGTCTACAAGACAGAAAGGCTAGCTGGAACTGACTATGATGGAATCAAAATATATATACCATCAAGAACAGCTTTGGCTTTGGAAAAATACAATAAATGA
- the fusA gene encoding elongation factor G, with translation MKNYSTSKIRNLALVGHSASGKTSLAEALLYKTGAIDKKGRVEDKNTVSDYEAQEKKRGISIQTSIIPVEYEDFKINFIDSPGFFDFEGEVLQALRASEAALFVIDGESGIEVGTEKYWKYTQEINLPSIIFVNKLDKENANFNKVVSDLHINFGKKVIPLTLMLGQGDKFEGVIDVLDKKAYTYENGEKKEVEIPEIRLAEVDAVYEEIIEAVAETDDSLMEKFFEGEEFSESEFRNGLSEAILEGTVVPLIAGSSEKEIGLTQLLEVITKYMPSINDEAANIGFRVKEGYQAFEANEEAPFSAVVFKTLADPFVGKVSIFKVLSGSVSKDDKIYDVTKGKELKVSNLFYLKGKEQIKADKVIAGDIGAFTKLDDLSTGDSLATVDNKIEYKKIKYPKPVLFYAIKAVSKNDEDKISEALQKLIEEDPTFVDDRNIETHQQILSGLGNMQLEVIMDKLRDNYGVNTEVVDYKIPYRETIKGKSDVQGKHKKQSGGAGQYGDVFIRFEPTEEEFVFDEEVFGGAVPKNYFPAVEKGLEESLAEGPLAGYKVTGIRATLYDGSYHPVDSNEQAFKTAAKIAFKKGIEEANPILLEPVMKLEIKVPEDNMGDVMGDMNKRRGKILGMEPQEDGSQIILAEAPLAEVLSYAIDLRSQTSARGSFSMEFDRYEEVPKEITQKVIADRAE, from the coding sequence ATGAAAAATTATAGTACATCTAAAATTAGAAACTTAGCTTTAGTCGGCCACTCTGCAAGTGGTAAGACATCACTTGCAGAAGCTTTATTATATAAGACAGGTGCAATCGATAAAAAAGGAAGAGTTGAAGATAAAAATACAGTTTCAGATTATGAAGCTCAAGAGAAAAAAAGAGGAATTTCTATCCAAACTTCAATCATTCCAGTCGAATACGAAGATTTTAAGATTAACTTTATAGATTCTCCTGGATTTTTTGATTTTGAAGGTGAAGTATTGCAAGCTCTAAGAGCAAGCGAAGCCGCACTTTTTGTTATAGATGGAGAAAGCGGAATCGAAGTTGGTACAGAAAAATATTGGAAATATACCCAAGAAATTAACCTACCATCAATAATATTTGTAAACAAATTAGACAAAGAAAATGCAAACTTCAACAAGGTAGTATCAGACCTTCACATTAACTTTGGCAAGAAAGTTATTCCACTAACCCTAATGCTAGGCCAAGGCGATAAGTTTGAAGGAGTCATAGACGTTCTAGACAAGAAAGCATACACTTACGAAAATGGCGAGAAAAAGGAAGTAGAAATACCAGAGATTCGTCTAGCAGAAGTTGACGCTGTTTACGAAGAGATTATAGAAGCAGTTGCAGAAACTGACGATTCATTGATGGAAAAATTCTTTGAAGGCGAAGAGTTCTCAGAAAGTGAATTTAGAAATGGACTTTCTGAAGCTATACTTGAAGGAACAGTTGTTCCACTTATTGCAGGATCAAGTGAAAAAGAAATAGGATTAACTCAACTTCTTGAAGTAATTACAAAATATATGCCATCTATCAATGATGAAGCTGCAAATATTGGATTTAGGGTAAAAGAAGGTTACCAAGCTTTTGAAGCAAACGAAGAAGCACCATTCTCTGCTGTAGTTTTCAAAACTCTTGCAGACCCATTTGTAGGTAAAGTCTCAATATTTAAAGTTTTATCTGGATCAGTTTCCAAAGATGACAAGATTTATGACGTGACAAAGGGCAAGGAATTAAAGGTATCTAATCTATTTTACCTAAAAGGTAAGGAACAAATCAAAGCTGACAAGGTAATAGCAGGTGACATTGGCGCCTTTACAAAACTTGACGACCTATCAACAGGTGATAGCCTTGCTACAGTTGACAATAAGATCGAATACAAAAAAATCAAATATCCAAAACCAGTTTTATTCTACGCTATCAAAGCAGTAAGTAAAAACGACGAGGATAAGATTTCTGAAGCATTACAAAAACTTATCGAAGAAGACCCAACATTTGTTGATGATAGAAACATAGAAACTCACCAACAAATCTTATCTGGTCTTGGCAATATGCAACTTGAAGTTATCATGGATAAATTACGTGACAACTACGGTGTAAATACAGAAGTTGTAGACTACAAGATTCCATATAGAGAAACTATCAAGGGCAAATCTGACGTACAAGGCAAACACAAGAAACAATCTGGTGGTGCTGGCCAATACGGAGATGTATTTATCAGATTTGAACCAACTGAAGAAGAATTTGTATTTGACGAAGAAGTATTTGGTGGAGCGGTTCCAAAGAACTATTTCCCAGCAGTAGAAAAAGGACTAGAAGAATCTCTTGCTGAAGGACCACTAGCAGGCTATAAAGTAACTGGAATTCGTGCAACATTGTACGATGGATCTTATCACCCAGTAGATTCTAACGAACAAGCTTTCAAAACTGCTGCAAAGATAGCCTTCAAAAAGGGTATAGAAGAAGCGAACCCAATATTACTTGAACCAGTTATGAAACTAGAAATCAAAGTTCCAGAAGACAACATGGGTGATGTTATGGGCGATATGAACAAGAGACGTGGTAAAATACTTGGCATGGAACCACAAGAAGATGGTAGCCAAATCATCTTGGCAGAAGCTCCACTAGCAGAGGTATTAAGCTATGCTATCGACCTAAGAAGCCAAACATCAGCACGTGGCTCTTTCTCAATGGAATTTGATAGATATGAAGAAGTACCAAAAGAAATCACTCAAAAGGTAATAGCAGATAGAGCAGAATAA
- a CDS encoding PTS sugar transporter subunit IIB, whose product MVGIILASHGHFAEGIKESAQMIFGDQEKFESAILLPSMGPDDLRNELEACIEKVDSDQILFLVDLWGGTPFNQTSNLLDGHEDKWAIVAGMNLPMVIEALSERFTNESSHSIAKAIIASAREGVKIKPEDLNETQAKAEAKEVDKGQEEVDAKTKADGSIPPGTVIGDGKIDIALARIDTRLLHGQVATSWTKATKPDRIIVVSDAVSKDALRKSMVMEAEPPGVKAHVVPVWKMKEIIDDPRFGATRAMLLFEKPQDVLELMELGGKLDKVNIGSMAYSEGKVNLNTAVAMNKDDVKTIEKLKDLGISFDVRKVPSDKSDNLDNMLKKAKSELKMN is encoded by the coding sequence ATGGTAGGAATAATACTTGCAAGTCACGGACACTTTGCCGAGGGCATCAAAGAATCTGCACAAATGATTTTTGGCGACCAAGAAAAGTTTGAATCAGCAATTCTTTTGCCATCCATGGGACCAGATGACTTGAGAAATGAGCTTGAAGCTTGCATAGAAAAAGTTGATAGCGATCAAATTTTATTTCTAGTTGACCTATGGGGAGGCACTCCATTTAACCAAACGTCAAACTTGCTAGATGGCCACGAAGATAAGTGGGCCATTGTTGCTGGAATGAATCTTCCAATGGTCATAGAAGCCCTATCAGAAAGATTTACAAATGAATCTTCTCACAGCATTGCAAAGGCAATAATTGCTTCTGCAAGAGAGGGAGTAAAGATCAAACCGGAAGATCTAAACGAAACACAAGCAAAGGCAGAAGCCAAAGAAGTTGACAAGGGTCAGGAGGAAGTAGATGCCAAGACAAAGGCAGATGGATCAATTCCTCCAGGAACTGTTATCGGCGATGGCAAGATTGATATTGCCCTAGCCCGTATAGACACAAGGCTCTTGCACGGACAAGTTGCAACTAGCTGGACCAAGGCTACCAAGCCAGACCGTATAATAGTTGTTTCAGATGCAGTAAGCAAGGATGCACTTCGTAAGTCGATGGTAATGGAGGCGGAGCCACCAGGAGTTAAGGCTCACGTAGTTCCAGTTTGGAAGATGAAAGAAATCATAGATGACCCAAGATTTGGGGCAACTCGTGCTATGCTTTTGTTTGAAAAACCACAAGATGTTCTAGAACTTATGGAACTAGGTGGCAAGCTTGACAAAGTAAACATAGGATCTATGGCTTATTCAGAAGGTAAAGTCAACTTAAACACAGCAGTAGCTATGAACAAAGATGATGTAAAAACCATAGAAAAGCTAAAAGACCTAGGCATAAGTTTCGATGTGAGAAAAGTTCCGTCTGACAAATCTGACAACTTAGATAATATGCTCAAAAAAGCAAAATCTGAACTAAAAATGAATTAG